The segment GAATTGTCGCGCTAATCCCTACATTGTTGACCAACACATCTAGCCGCCCGTAATGCGATAAAACTTGAGCAATCAAATGACGAGACTGACTTTGATCGGACAAATTAGCTTGAAAATAAGATGCGTTAGGATACGCTTTCGCTAATGACTGTCCAACTGACACCGAAGATTTGGAATGAAAAGCAACAGTAAAGCCATCTTCAGCAAGTCGCTTTGCGATCGCCATTCCAATTCCCGATGTCGAACCAGTAACAAGTACAACTCTCTTTTCAGTCACAATCTTGCACTTCGTATTTTCCTTCAGTTTAATTTTGCGTAACTTATAATTGTATCGCCTGGGATACAATATACCATCTCCAGATAATAATACTGAACTGGTCACCAATCCAGGAGAGATTTCTGGTCAAGGTAATTCTTCTAAGTAAAGCCGTGTCGCTTCTTTCAATCGAGCGATCGCACTTGATCGACTGTCCCCACTTCTGAGCATTCAGCAATGTACATATCATCTTCTTTGTAGATAAGAACGGTAAAGATTCGATTTTTCACGGTGTCTTTTCCTGATTCATACAAGGGTTAATTAATTTTTTTGCTTTCATCACAAAGAGAAATAATTCGGTTTACAAAAGCTTTCAGTTCTGGACAAGCTTGAATAGCAAGCATCAAATCATTCTTCTCCAAAATTTTTTGGCTATGAATGGTCTTATCATAATCTTGCCTTCCTCCCAATTTAAAAATTTCTTTAATATGGTAAGAAGGGGGTTTCTGGTGATTTACGGTTTCAGGAGAACCACTAGGAGCAGAGCGATTATGTTTTGCTAATGCTTGAATAGTGCTCCAGTATGAAAGGAGCCATGCTTCAAAGTCATGCAGTGCTGTGTGAGGATAAAATTGGGGGTTATTATCAACCCACTTCATCATTTGGGCTTTAGCATCAGCCGCATCTCGAAAATCCTGCTTCCCTGTATAAACATCTGTGAGCGCAATTACAGCATCATAAGAAGCCTTGCCAGTTAATAGATTCTCAACGATGCGCTTAAGTTTGTCTTGTTTGGGAATGGGACTATCGTACTTAAAAAACTTGAGTCTTGGCATTTGCTGATTTAAATAATTTTTTAAAAAATCACAAAGCTTAGTTTTGAAAAATTTTTCTGTACTCCCTTCGACTAAAATAGCAATTTTCATGGTTGCCCACCGATTACATTCATTGCCCAAACTTGATCAAGGCTGTAGTCCTCTAACCATTTATCCAAATCAAGCGTATCTGCCCAAGTCATTGTTGCCTCACCTTCTTCAAGGTCACAGATTAAAACTTCATCTGGTTTAAGAAACCTAATCAGTCGATCTGAATGAGTTGCTACTATAAGCTGTGTATGTTTTGAAGCTTCTCTCATCAAATATACTAAATATCTCAAAAGCTCAGGATGTAAGCTAACTTCTGGCTCATCTAGCAAAGTAATTGTCGTTAAACTCTGGCTTTGTAAAAGGGTCACTAACCAAAGGAAACGTAGTGTTCCTTCTGATAATTCATGCACATATATGGGTTGAGAAAAGTTTCTATCTGTCCAAGTCATGGAAATAGTTCCGGCAGCAACAGGAGGAAAATTTAATCTCTCAAAATCTGGAAATGCTGTAGAAATAACATCTTCAACCATTTCAAAACGATCTCTATCTGTTTCCCGAAGATCATAGAGACAGGAAACCAAATCTTCACCGCTTGCACCAGGTAGCTTGGCAGGACGCATTGGCTGAGGTAAGCGAATTGGGCTTTTCCCAGAAACATCAAGTGCTCCATAGTAAGTGCAAGAAGCAAGACTTTTTCTCAAGTTTTCAGGTTCACGATACATTTTAGGAACTTGAGAGAGAGAGGTTTCTAGATAATTATGATCCCAATTTGGTGTGAGCAGTTTACGATCTTCTTGACTAAAATATTTAATATCTAAACCAAAAGATTCAATATATTTGAATGGTTCAGGTGCATTTGGATTGTTTTGCTGTGTTAAACTCTCTTCCTGAATTTCATAAGACAAGCCTTTCGGTGACAAGGTTAAGCCATACTTCAACGGCTCTCTTTCGGGTACTTTCATTGACACAGTAATCCCAAGATCTTGTTCTTTACCTCTGGTTAAAATCTCATTTAATCCACCTTTAGATTGCAATGTTTCTTGTAATTTACCATTGGCTGAAGCAGCTAGTATTGAAAGAACATCCAAAAAAGAGGTTTTTCCTGCTCCATTCGCCCCAATCATGACGATAAGATCTCTCATCTCAAGGTCAACTTGTCGAAGTCGGCGAAAGCCTCTCACTGATATATTTTCAAATCTGTCCATATAGCTGTAATTACCAATAATTTTCGTTAACGCACTCTACAAGAGCAGCGATCGCACTTTATGTCCTCAGTTGTTCTAACTTCTGCTTGATTAGCCTTTCAACCTCTTCAACCTCAGCATTCGATTTTGGAATGTCAAAAGTCTCTGGAGATGCTTCTGCCGTAAAGCGGTCAACAAAGGCATGAAATGCAGCCTGATCATCAGGGTGAGCAACGACATAAGCTCTTAGTTCCCTCTTAGTCATGGTACTAAAGTTAGGCTGCATCATAAAAACCTCCAAAGACCATTGCGGTAAATTTCTATTTCTATATTATCTCCACCCAGAAGAAACACATTACCTGTGCGCTCATCAAGACGGACAACAAAGATGGGGGTAAAGGTGTTAGTCAAGGACTGGCAGAGGATCACACATCTGATAGCTTGTTCGGCAGTTGGCAAAATTAGTATATCTCTATGAAGCAATAGGCAGAAAATCTATTATTTTACAGTTTTAGAGCTTTTCCTCAAAGCTTACTCTGATGATCCTAACATTACTATTTCTTGAATCAGCATAAGTTTGGTGCGTTACACTTTCGTTAACGCACCCTACAAGATCAGCGATCGCACTACAAGATCGGCTAGAATCACACTTGTTAGACATTGCTCCCATAATGATCGTTTTTTAATAGTAGTTATTCATGAATATTCTTATTTTATTTCTGAGTTTCTCCTCAGCTTCACGTTTGATGATTTCAACTCTTCTTTGAGTCTCTTGCTTTTTCTTCTCATTATATTTTTTATTTACTGAATCTAGTAATATGCCGATCAACATACCTAGTACTGGTGGAATAAGCAAAGTTAGAAGGAGTACACCACCTGAAGTTGAGCTAGCTATTCCAATACATACTGAAAATGAGATAAGACATCCAGCACCACATCCAGTAGCAGTACTTTGAACTGACTTTTGTTGAGCTTCTTCAATAAGCCTTTTTCCCTCTCTTTCTTTTTTTGAAATCTCGTCAAGATAAGGACTTAGCTCAACTATAAACTCGTTCATAAAAAAGCGATCTTCCTCTATAGCTAAATCTAAACTTTCACCTGTTGAGTTCTTGATAATTTGAAGGATCTTATAAAGATCTTCAGCCTTCCAAGATGTTCCACAGTCTAGGCAAGCATTTATATTTCTATCTTCACCTGTAACAGCTCCAATAGCACCTCCTACAACTCCAAATAAAGCCCATCCAGCAGCAGCTCGTCCCCAACTAATGTTGGTTTCTTTTGTAAGCTGAATATAATCTGAACCACAATTAGGACAATTAGCCATTATTGCTACCTACATTCAACACTCTGTCAAGGAATATGAATAACAAATTACACAGAATTTAAGAGTTTGTTTAACTGTCAATTTTTGTATTGTACTTATAGTATAATGTACTGTCTTAATGAGATAATACCCAAAATCACGGATAACTGTCAATTCTCTTTAATAATTAATTACAATTTAATCCCCAATACTTGAGTATAAGCACCCCTTGCTTGAGTTACTCCGATAGTTCTTTCCGATGCTTCAATCATGGGACGACGCAAACTAACAACAATAAATTGCGCTTGTTTGGCCTGTTGTTGTATCATTTTAGAGAGTCTTTCTACATTGGCTCCATCTAAAAACATATCGACTTCATCAAAGGCATAAAAGGGAGAAGGACGGTATCTTTGTAGGGAAAAAATAAAGCTTAATGCGGTTAAGGATTTTTCTCCTCCTGACATAGAACTTAACCGTTGAACGGGTTTTCCTTTGGGATGCGCGACTAAATTTAGTCCTCCTTCAAAGGGGTTTTCTTCGTTCTCTAATTGTAAATATCCATCTCCATCGGAAAGGGTGGCAAAAATGGTTTTAAAGTTCTCATTAACCGCATCAAAGGCTTCTTTAAATGAGCGAAATCTTAGGGTAGTAAAGTTTTCTATTCTGAGTAATAATTCAGTTCTTTCTGACTCTAATGTGGTTAATTTTTCGGTTAGTTCGTTTAACCGTTCTTGGGTTTTTTCGTGTTCTTCTAACGCTAACATATTAACGGGTTCCATCGCTTCTAAGCGTTTTTGTCCGTTACGGATTTCTTTTTGCAGTTGTTCAATATGAGGCGTTAAATCGGTAGTCTCTAGGTCAATTTCTGCGAGTAGAGGGACTTCGGGTAAAGGTTCAGGGAGTTCATTTTGTTGGCTTTCTAATTGTTCTTCTAGGGTAATTAAAGCTTCTTTTCTTTCCTGTTGAGTTGTTTCTAATTTCTCTAATTGCCAAGCTTTTTGTTGTTGATTTTTTTGCAAAGATTGTAAGGTTTCTTCTTTGCGATCGCGGTCTTTTTTGGTTTGCCCTAATTTGATATTCAACTGTTCTAATAAACTTTCTAATTCTTCAATTTTTTGCTTAATCTCAACTAATTTAGTTTCAATTTCCGAGCCTTCTTTTTTAAGATTAATTGCTTGACTTTTATCCGTTTCTATGCGTTGCTTTCCTTCGGTGATTTTTTCCCGAAAACGCTGACATTGATTGTCTAGATCTTTTAACCGTTCTTCTTCTTTTCTGAGTTCCTGTTCCCGTTCCTGTAAAGAGTTTTCCTGAGTCTTAATAAGGGTTTGAATTTCTTGCCATTCGCTATTAGTTTGAGATTGTTCCAATTCTTCTAAGCGTTGTTGTTCGGTCTTTAATTGGCTTTCTAAGACGGGAATTTCTGCCTCTAAAATAGTTAATTGACTGGTAACTATTTCTAACTCTTGTCGATGGGTAGCTAATTGTAAGCTGATTTTCTCTTTTTGTTCGCTTAACCGTTTAATTTCTTTCTCGAATTGTTGGCGTTTTAATTGATGTTCTCTTTCGCTTTGCCTTAATTCTGTTAGGCTTCGTGAAAGTTCCTTGATTTCTACATATTTTTGTGCTAACTTTTCTTCATTTCGAGCTAGTAAATTATCCAAATCTGCGAGACGTTGCTTAATAGCTTTAAGTTCTTCTGACTCGCCTCTAGTAACGGTTCCAAAGCGAATATTTGACCGTTTTGGCTGACTTCCTCCCGTCATTGCGCCGCTAGTTTCGAGGATGTCTCCTTCTAATGTAACGATGCGTTGCTGTCCCAAATGGGAACGCGCATCATTGAGGGTTTCAAACACCACTGTATTACCCAAAACATAGGCGAAAATGTCCGAGTGTTCAGGTTTACATAATACTAGGTTAACTGCGAGATCGATAAACCCTTTGGACTGACGCAGGAGGGGGTTATCTTGAATTTTTGGGGATTTAATTTTGGTCAGGGGTAAAAAAGTTGCTCTTCCGGCTTTAGCTTTCTTTAATAATTCGATTCCAGCAGCAGCAATACTATCATCTTCGACTACAATATAAGTCAGTCTTGCTCCGGCGGCAATTTCTAAGGCTAATTGATAGCGAGGGTTGACTTGTCCGAGTTGGGCAACTAATCCACAAACGCCAGGGAGATCGGATGATAAAATGAGTTGAGTAGCGTAGGTTCCTTGTGCTTCTTGTTGCGCTTGTTGGGATGCTTCTAAACGATCAAGTTGACGTTGTTTTTCCCGATGTTCTTTAATTAACCGATCTTGGGTTTCTTGTAGGATACTATTTGCTTGTTCTGTTGCGGCTAATTTTTCTGCGAGGGTTTGTATGTCTTGGGTGGATGTCGTTGCTTGATGGGATAAAGTATTTAATTCTTGGTGTTGACTGTTGAGTTCAGTTTCTATTTCCTGTAGTTGTTGAGTTTCATTATCAATGGTTTTGTTTAATTGTTGACGACGTTCATTGAGTTTTGCTTGTTGGGTTCGTTGGGGGTTCAGCGTATCTTGAATAGCAGTAATTTTCCGACTTAATGCACTTTGTTCTTGAACCCAAGCATCGGATGCTTCTGCAATAGCGTTTGCTTGGGTTCTCACCATTTCTAGGGTTTGACGGGTGCGATCGCGTTGTTGGATCAAAAATGGTATAGTATTGTTGTCTAATTCAAGGGTTTCTTGGGTCAGATGGGTTAAATTGTGTTCGAGTTGTGCAATGGTATTTTGGGTTTCTTGAAGAGATTTTTGGTTCTGTTGTGTTAAAGTGAGTAATTCTTGTTGACGTTGTTCGAGTTGGTTGCGTTGCGCTTTTTGGGTAGCTAATTTTGACGCAACCGTTAACTGTTCATCTTCTCCTAATGCTTTAACTTGACGGTTGAGTTGTTCGAGTTCGCTGCTAGTTTGACTAATTTGTTGAGATAAGTTGGTTAACTGTTCTTTGAGTTGGGTTGCTTCTTGTTCCCCCGTGGTAATTTGGGACTGAAGACGGGATGCTTGTTGTTGTAAAGACTTCCACACTAAGACGAGTTCCCATTGTTGCTTTTCTTGAACTTGAACTCGCAATTTTTGATACTTTTCTGCTTTAATACGATCAGCCGCTAATCTTTCTAGCGATCGCTGTAATTCCGTTTGAATAATTTGACATCTTTCTTCTCTTTCTCTGACTTCTTCTAAGGTTTCTTTTGTTTTTTCAATTTTGCGATCAAATTCAGCAACTCCTGCTAATTCATCAATAATTTGTCGTCTTTCCTTAGAGTTCATGGAGATAATGCGAGTTACATCCCCTTGTAAGACAACATTGTAACCTTCGGGATAGATGCGTAAACGGTTTAATTGTTCGTGGAGTTCATTAACATTACACGCTTCCCCGTTGATATAGTAATTCGAGGAATAACTTCCCCCTTTCGTCACCCGTAACCGTCTTGTTACCGTCCATTCACTGTTACGAACTAACTTTTTATTGTCGATGGGAGTTTCTTCTGCGTCAGGGAGGTGATGACCATTGCTATGATTATCTTCAACGACTGTTACCTGTGTCACGGGGGGACTATTAAGACTAAATTCTTGTAAGTCTTCTAAGTCAGAAACATCAAAGGTAACAGATACACTCGCTTCTTGGGTCTTGCGATTATTACTATGATTGTGGTTGACTAAGTCTGGAAGACGTTCCGCACGCATTCCTTTTGAAGTAGCCAGTCCCAGACAAAATAATAGCGCATCGAGAATATTAGATTTACCTGACCCATTGGGACCCGACACCACCGTAAACCCCGTCAAAAAGGGTATGGAGGTGGTTCCTCCAAAAGATTTGAAGTGCGAAAGTTCGATGCGCTTGATATGAACCATAAGGCGCAGATCGTTAACCTGATAGTCACAAAATGGGCAGTTTATCTTAGTCTAGCAGGTTTTGACGGTTTCGCGGTACAAAAGTTCCAGTTAGTGGGACGTTAGCTTATTGCAAGCTCAAATCTCGCCTAAACTAGCTTTATACTTAGCGAATACGCTATTATTAGTCCTTGTATCCTAACGGGAAGAGAAGTTAATGTTAAAAAAACTATCTTTAGCTTGCCTAACGCTCTTACTTGTGCTAGGGGAAGCAAAAACCAGTTTATCAGAAACCGTCATAGAAAAAGTGGCCCGTACGGGAGTTTTAACAGCAGGATCTCGTTTAAATTTAATTCCTTATTCCTATTTTAATGACAAAGAGGAATTAGACGGCTATTCTCTAGCGGTGCTTAATCTGATTCGAGAAGACCTTGAAAAACAATTAGGAAAACCCATTAAATTAGAGATTATTGAAGCACAAGACATCAGCGAAAGAATCCCTAAACTAATGAGTGGGGATATTGATATTAGTTGTGATACGGTGTTTACTTGGGAACGAGATAAATTTGTCGATTTTTCTCTTAGCTATGGGGTTTCTGGAGTCAGATTATTAGTGCCTAAAAATAGTACCTTGGGAACACCAGAATCTTTAGAAGGGAAGCGTGTTGCCATTATTCCCCACACGGTTATTGGAGATACGATCAAATTAGTCCAACCCAAAGCGACTTTAATACCCGTTAACAATTTTACTGAAGGAATTGAAGCACTCAAAGCAGGGAAAGTAGATGCGATCGCAGGAGATAGTATCATCCTAGATGGAGAACGTCAACGCTTAAAATCTGATAACTATCAATTAGTTCCAGAAGACCCCTATGCACGCTATGGAATTGCTTGTATGGTTCCCGAAGGCAATTCTACCTTTTTGAATTTAGTTAACTATTCCATTGCTAAATTAATGCAAGGCTATTTGATTGGAGATCCCAAATATCAAGAGATAATCAATCGTTGGATAGGACCAGAAGGCGTTGTTACCATCGTTAAGCCTGAAGCCATCAAAGACTTTTTTGAATATACTATTATAACTCGAGAACAGGTTCCCTTATCTCCCGAAACTAATCAAAAATAGTGCTGTTTGAAATATCATTTTAAGGAGTCAAGACTTTGAAACTTACTACAACCAGTTGGCTAGGCTTTTTAGTTACCTTATCCGCGCTAAATCTTCCTGCTGCTAAAGCCATTAATCCTGCTACAACCTCCGAAACCCTATCAGTATCCCAACCCTTAGAAAGCCGTTTATCTCGACTTTCAACAACCTTAAAAGCGAGAGAAACTATCATCTCTGATATCCCTTTAACTAAACCCATTGATGTTGCGATTGGTTGGGGTGATGGACGAGGTAACAGAGGATTTGTTAATACAAACCGTGGCGGTTGGGGTAATGCCAATAGCGGCGGTTTTGGTAATATCAATCCTTGGCGCAATGGTTGGGCCGATGCAGGAGGTTTCCGTAACCATGGAGGCGGAGGATTTGTGAATCGTGGCGGTGGTGGAGGATTCGTCAATCGTGGTGGCGGATTTATCAATCGTTAATTCATAATCAATAATGAGATGCCATGATAATTCCCCAGACTAAAACGATTAATGCGAGGAACAATAACCTGATTGATCTTTCCCAATTCGGACCGATTAATTTAGTAGTTATTCAACCGACTTCTTTTTGTAATCTCAATTGTGATTATTGTTATTTACCCCATCGTCAGCAACAAAATCGATTATCTTTAGACTTGATTGATCCGATTTTTAAAACCATTTTTACCAGTCCCTTTTGTACCTCAGATTTTAGTATTTGTTGGCACGCAGGAGAACCGTTAGCCGTCCCAATTAGCTTTTATGAATCTGCTTTTGAAAAAATTAGTCAAGCCTCTTGTCAATACAATCAGAATGAGGTTTATTTTGATATTTCTTTTCAAACGAATGGGACTTTAATTACACAAGCTTGGTGTGATTTATTTAAACAGTATCCTGTTCATGTTGGAGTCAGTTTAGATGGACCTGATTTTCTTCATAATCTTCATCGGAAAACTCGTAATGAAAAAGATAGTTATGAATTGACGATGCGGGGATTAAGGTACTTACAAAAAAATGAGATTTCTAACAGTATTATCGCCGTTATTACTAAAGATTCCTTAGATTATCCCGACGAAATGTTTAACTTTTTCATAGAAAATAGTATTACTGATGTGGGATTTAATATGGAAGAAACCGAAGGAATCAACCAAACTTCATCCCTAGATAGTCAAGGGCTCACCCAAAAATATAAGGCATTTATACAGCGTTTTTGGCAATTAATAGCAGAAAGTAAAGTTGAATTTAGACTTAGGGAATTTGAATTTATTGGGAGTATGATTTATACTGGCGATCGCATGATTAACACGGAGATGAATCAAGCCTTCCGTATTGTTAATATTGATTATCAAGGCAACTTTTCAACCTTCGATCCTGAATTATTATCGATTAAAACAGAACCCTATGGAGACTTTATTTTAGGGAATGTTTTAACTGATACCCTAGACTCTGTTTGTTATACCAAAAAGTTCCAAAAAATCAACCAAGATATGACCGAAGGAGTCAATCTTTGTCGTCAAACTTGTGAATATTTTGGTCTTTGTGGTGGGGGTGCAGGTAGTAACAAATATTGGGAAAATGGGACGTTTAATTCGGCTGATACCAATGCTTGTAATTATCGAATTAAAGTGATTACTGATGTGGTTGTAGAAGCCTTAGAAAGTTCTTTAGGGTTAGAATAGGTTTTTAAAAACCTAAATCTTTTTCCGATAAACCAGCATCTTTTAAAATACCTTTTAGTGTTCCAATCGGTAGATCTCGATTACTATGAACTGGGATAGAAAGAATCGCTTTAAATCCTTCTTTAACGTAAATATAGTGAGATCCAGTAATTCGCTTGAGTTGCCAGCCATGTTTCTCAACAATTTTGCATCAAGTCTTACCAGAAATAGACTTCATAATGAGAGTTCAACGATTTGTTTTTCAGTTTCAAGCTGTTCTTGTTCGCTAGCGACATCCAGCCATCCTTCAACAGCATCTTTGAGCATTTCTAGCAGTTGTTCGTAACTTTCACCCCAGGTATGACAACCAGGTAAAGCTGGAACAGAACCACACCACAGATCTCCTTCTTGCCAAATAACCGCTTTAATTTTCATAATGATTTATTGACTTAATATTGTTTTGTGTTTCTAATTTTATCGTGAAACCTTATTAATTATTAATAACTTCTAAAGCTTGTTGATGTAAGGTTTGATTAGAAGCTGCTAAAACCTCTGTAGACTCGCTATTAAGGGTATTTCCTAACCAATCAGTGATGATACATCCGACACCTTCAAGAATGGGAATTAAGGCACAAAAATCGTAATATTTTAGATCAGATTCTAGGATAACCATCGGCATCGAACTCCAACCACTCGCTAGGGAACCATAATTATAACAGTCTCCTCCAAAGGCAATTCGTTTACAAACCTGTTGCAATTTAGCCGCGATCGCTTGTTGTCTTTGCGTGATAAACATGATCGGAGTAGTAGACGTTAAACAAGCATCTTTTAATTGACTATCCGTTAGTTTTGCGTAAGGATTTTCTAATGGTTTTCCGTTCAACGTGGGAATTTTTCCTGTTATTCCTAACCACCGTTCTTGTAAAATCGGTTGATTTAAACACCCCACTAAGGGAAGATTTTGATGGCTATCTACTAACCCAATCAATGTCCCAAAAACGGGTAATCCCTTAACAAAAGCTGAGGTTCCATCAATGGGATCAAGTACCCAATAACGACCATTTTTTGAGGGAATATTCTCACCTTCTTCTCGAATAATACCATCATTAGGAACGGTTTCTCGTAAGATATTTACCATTGCTTCTTCTGCTTGACGATCGGCAATAGTCACAATAGAAGATCGATCAGCCAGTTTCGTTTCTGCATAAATATTGGCTTGCCGAAAATATTGACAAATTACCTCTGTTGATACGTCAGCGAGTTGATTTACCAGTTGAATTTCTCGGGTAAAATCAGTCATAAATATTCATTAAATTTCGTAATCTAGGGCAATAATATCGACTAAAATAGGACGGATTAAATTGTTGACGACTTCTAAATGCGCTGGATGGGAAGCATAGGTTGTTAACGCGGTGCGATC is part of the Rippkaea orientalis PCC 8801 genome and harbors:
- a CDS encoding DUF6888 family protein; this encodes MLHRDILILPTAEQAIRCVILCQSLTNTFTPIFVVRLDERTGNVFLLGGDNIEIEIYRNGLWRFL
- a CDS encoding AAA family ATPase translates to MDRFENISVRGFRRLRQVDLEMRDLIVMIGANGAGKTSFLDVLSILAASANGKLQETLQSKGGLNEILTRGKEQDLGITVSMKVPEREPLKYGLTLSPKGLSYEIQEESLTQQNNPNAPEPFKYIESFGLDIKYFSQEDRKLLTPNWDHNYLETSLSQVPKMYREPENLRKSLASCTYYGALDVSGKSPIRLPQPMRPAKLPGASGEDLVSCLYDLRETDRDRFEMVEDVISTAFPDFERLNFPPVAAGTISMTWTDRNFSQPIYVHELSEGTLRFLWLVTLLQSQSLTTITLLDEPEVSLHPELLRYLVYLMREASKHTQLIVATHSDRLIRFLKPDEVLICDLEEGEATMTWADTLDLDKWLEDYSLDQVWAMNVIGGQP
- the grrA gene encoding GrrA/OscA1 family cyclophane-containing rSAM-modified RiPP; the protein is MKLTTTSWLGFLVTLSALNLPAAKAINPATTSETLSVSQPLESRLSRLSTTLKARETIISDIPLTKPIDVAIGWGDGRGNRGFVNTNRGGWGNANSGGFGNINPWRNGWADAGGFRNHGGGGFVNRGGGGGFVNRGGGFINR
- a CDS encoding inositol monophosphatase family protein, with amino-acid sequence MTDFTREIQLVNQLADVSTEVICQYFRQANIYAETKLADRSSIVTIADRQAEEAMVNILRETVPNDGIIREEGENIPSKNGRYWVLDPIDGTSAFVKGLPVFGTLIGLVDSHQNLPLVGCLNQPILQERWLGITGKIPTLNGKPLENPYAKLTDSQLKDACLTSTTPIMFITQRQQAIAAKLQQVCKRIAFGGDCYNYGSLASGWSSMPMVILESDLKYYDFCALIPILEGVGCIITDWLGNTLNSESTEVLAASNQTLHQQALEVINN
- the grrM gene encoding cyclophane-forming radical SAM/SPASM peptide maturase GrrM/OscB; amino-acid sequence: MIIPQTKTINARNNNLIDLSQFGPINLVVIQPTSFCNLNCDYCYLPHRQQQNRLSLDLIDPIFKTIFTSPFCTSDFSICWHAGEPLAVPISFYESAFEKISQASCQYNQNEVYFDISFQTNGTLITQAWCDLFKQYPVHVGVSLDGPDFLHNLHRKTRNEKDSYELTMRGLRYLQKNEISNSIIAVITKDSLDYPDEMFNFFIENSITDVGFNMEETEGINQTSSLDSQGLTQKYKAFIQRFWQLIAESKVEFRLREFEFIGSMIYTGDRMINTEMNQAFRIVNIDYQGNFSTFDPELLSIKTEPYGDFILGNVLTDTLDSVCYTKKFQKINQDMTEGVNLCRQTCEYFGLCGGGAGSNKYWENGTFNSADTNACNYRIKVITDVVVEALESSLGLE
- a CDS encoding type II toxin-antitoxin system HicA family toxin, coding for MVEKHGWQLKRITGSHYIYVKEGFKAILSIPVHSNRDLPIGTLKGILKDAGLSEKDLGF
- the grrP gene encoding extracellular substrate binding-like orphan protein GrrP, with amino-acid sequence MLKKLSLACLTLLLVLGEAKTSLSETVIEKVARTGVLTAGSRLNLIPYSYFNDKEELDGYSLAVLNLIREDLEKQLGKPIKLEIIEAQDISERIPKLMSGDIDISCDTVFTWERDKFVDFSLSYGVSGVRLLVPKNSTLGTPESLEGKRVAIIPHTVIGDTIKLVQPKATLIPVNNFTEGIEALKAGKVDAIAGDSIILDGERQRLKSDNYQLVPEDPYARYGIACMVPEGNSTFLNLVNYSIAKLMQGYLIGDPKYQEIINRWIGPEGVVTIVKPEAIKDFFEYTIITREQVPLSPETNQK
- a CDS encoding DUF6887 family protein, with the translated sequence MMQPNFSTMTKRELRAYVVAHPDDQAAFHAFVDRFTAEASPETFDIPKSNAEVEEVERLIKQKLEQLRT
- a CDS encoding DUF4276 family protein is translated as MKIAILVEGSTEKFFKTKLCDFLKNYLNQQMPRLKFFKYDSPIPKQDKLKRIVENLLTGKASYDAVIALTDVYTGKQDFRDAADAKAQMMKWVDNNPQFYPHTALHDFEAWLLSYWSTIQALAKHNRSAPSGSPETVNHQKPPSYHIKEIFKLGGRQDYDKTIHSQKILEKNDLMLAIQACPELKAFVNRIISLCDESKKIN
- the smc gene encoding chromosome segregation protein SMC produces the protein MVHIKRIELSHFKSFGGTTSIPFLTGFTVVSGPNGSGKSNILDALLFCLGLATSKGMRAERLPDLVNHNHSNNRKTQEASVSVTFDVSDLEDLQEFSLNSPPVTQVTVVEDNHSNGHHLPDAEETPIDNKKLVRNSEWTVTRRLRVTKGGSYSSNYYINGEACNVNELHEQLNRLRIYPEGYNVVLQGDVTRIISMNSKERRQIIDELAGVAEFDRKIEKTKETLEEVREREERCQIIQTELQRSLERLAADRIKAEKYQKLRVQVQEKQQWELVLVWKSLQQQASRLQSQITTGEQEATQLKEQLTNLSQQISQTSSELEQLNRQVKALGEDEQLTVASKLATQKAQRNQLEQRQQELLTLTQQNQKSLQETQNTIAQLEHNLTHLTQETLELDNNTIPFLIQQRDRTRQTLEMVRTQANAIAEASDAWVQEQSALSRKITAIQDTLNPQRTQQAKLNERRQQLNKTIDNETQQLQEIETELNSQHQELNTLSHQATTSTQDIQTLAEKLAATEQANSILQETQDRLIKEHREKQRQLDRLEASQQAQQEAQGTYATQLILSSDLPGVCGLVAQLGQVNPRYQLALEIAAGARLTYIVVEDDSIAAAGIELLKKAKAGRATFLPLTKIKSPKIQDNPLLRQSKGFIDLAVNLVLCKPEHSDIFAYVLGNTVVFETLNDARSHLGQQRIVTLEGDILETSGAMTGGSQPKRSNIRFGTVTRGESEELKAIKQRLADLDNLLARNEEKLAQKYVEIKELSRSLTELRQSEREHQLKRQQFEKEIKRLSEQKEKISLQLATHRQELEIVTSQLTILEAEIPVLESQLKTEQQRLEELEQSQTNSEWQEIQTLIKTQENSLQEREQELRKEEERLKDLDNQCQRFREKITEGKQRIETDKSQAINLKKEGSEIETKLVEIKQKIEELESLLEQLNIKLGQTKKDRDRKEETLQSLQKNQQQKAWQLEKLETTQQERKEALITLEEQLESQQNELPEPLPEVPLLAEIDLETTDLTPHIEQLQKEIRNGQKRLEAMEPVNMLALEEHEKTQERLNELTEKLTTLESERTELLLRIENFTTLRFRSFKEAFDAVNENFKTIFATLSDGDGYLQLENEENPFEGGLNLVAHPKGKPVQRLSSMSGGEKSLTALSFIFSLQRYRPSPFYAFDEVDMFLDGANVERLSKMIQQQAKQAQFIVVSLRRPMIEASERTIGVTQARGAYTQVLGIKL
- a CDS encoding type II toxin-antitoxin system HicB family antitoxin, producing the protein MKIKAVIWQEGDLWCGSVPALPGCHTWGESYEQLLEMLKDAVEGWLDVASEQEQLETEKQIVELSL